From the genome of Streptomyces sp. NBC_01341, one region includes:
- a CDS encoding glutamate--cysteine ligase 2 produces MRTVGVEEELLLVDAESGEPQALSTAVLALAERRAEGESAFESELHDQQLEFATRPCATMTDIAEEIRRSRAEAARSAAHAGAGVAALATSPLPVSPSIGEDERYRWLAERFGLTAQEQLTGGCHVHVSVDSDEEGVAVLDRMRPWLPVLLALSANSPFWQGRDTSYDSYRSRVWGRWPSAGPVEVFGSADAYHDRVRALVATGVLRDEGMIYFDARLSYRYPTVEIRVADVCLDPADTVLLATLARGLVETAARDWRTGTEPDPVAVSTLRMAAWQAGRSGMDGQLLDPRTMCPAPAADVARALLAHVSDALEESGDLGPAEKALRDVETRGTGARIQRDLLARSGSLRTAVTECAARTRG; encoded by the coding sequence GTGCGGACTGTCGGTGTCGAGGAAGAGCTGCTGCTCGTGGACGCGGAGAGCGGCGAGCCGCAGGCACTGTCGACGGCCGTGCTGGCCCTGGCCGAACGGCGGGCCGAGGGGGAGTCGGCCTTCGAGTCCGAGCTCCACGACCAGCAACTGGAGTTCGCCACCCGGCCGTGCGCCACGATGACGGACATCGCCGAGGAGATACGCCGCTCGCGGGCCGAGGCGGCGCGCAGCGCCGCGCACGCGGGCGCCGGTGTGGCGGCCCTGGCCACCTCGCCGCTCCCGGTGAGCCCGTCCATCGGGGAGGACGAGCGCTACCGGTGGCTGGCGGAGCGGTTCGGCCTGACGGCGCAGGAACAGCTGACGGGCGGCTGCCACGTGCACGTGTCGGTGGACTCCGACGAGGAGGGCGTCGCCGTACTCGACCGGATGCGTCCCTGGCTCCCGGTCCTGCTCGCCCTGAGCGCGAACTCCCCTTTCTGGCAGGGCAGGGACACCTCCTACGACAGCTACCGGAGCAGGGTGTGGGGGCGCTGGCCGTCCGCCGGACCGGTGGAGGTGTTCGGATCCGCCGACGCCTATCACGACAGAGTGCGCGCCCTGGTCGCCACCGGGGTGCTGCGCGACGAGGGGATGATCTACTTCGACGCCCGGCTTTCGTACCGCTACCCCACGGTGGAGATCCGGGTCGCCGATGTGTGCCTGGACCCCGCCGACACCGTGCTGCTGGCCACCCTCGCGCGCGGTCTCGTCGAGACGGCCGCACGCGACTGGCGGACGGGGACGGAGCCGGACCCGGTGGCCGTGAGCACGCTCCGCATGGCCGCATGGCAGGCCGGCCGCTCCGGCATGGACGGACAGCTGCTCGACCCCCGCACCATGTGCCCCGCTCCGGCGGCCGATGTGGCACGCGCCCTGCTCGCCCATGTGAGCGACGCGCTGGAGGAGAGCGGCGACCTCGGGCCGGCGGAGAAGGCGCTGCGGGACGTGGAGACGCGGGGGACAGGGGCGCGGATCCAGCGTGACCTGCTGGCTCGCTCGGGCAGCCTGCGCACCGCCGTGACGGAGTGCGCGGCCAGGACACGGGGCTGA
- a CDS encoding LapA family protein, which produces MSPKDVSRGTGAFTPARIAVTLLAVLALVFICVNTDEVTIRVIIPEVTMPLWAALLGVFVAGLLCGAYFFRRRARR; this is translated from the coding sequence ATGAGCCCCAAGGACGTATCCAGAGGCACCGGGGCCTTCACGCCCGCGCGGATCGCCGTCACCCTCCTCGCGGTGCTGGCTCTCGTCTTCATCTGCGTGAACACGGACGAGGTCACCATCCGTGTGATCATCCCCGAGGTCACGATGCCGCTCTGGGCGGCGCTGCTCGGCGTCTTCGTCGCCGGACTGCTCTGCGGGGCCTACTTCTTCCGCAGGAGGGCCCGCCGGTAG
- a CDS encoding CocE/NonD family hydrolase — protein MEVHVSRAVSRFRRPLTLLAGVALLAPLALTSAPEASAADRYTVTPLEFTVRAGGRTCTVDADLYRPAGVDAQHPAPAVLATNGFGGSKSDGSTDAIGRAFAERGYVGLVYSGLGFGKSGCLITLDDPAIDGRAASGLVDFLAGTRAADDGTRADYVTTDAPGDPVVGMIGGSYGGAVQLATASADGRVDALVPLITWNDLAYSLAPNAAGADGGVSSGTPGVFKWQWTNGFYLMGEGQPLLVPSLDPSRFGSPACLHFAAQACRTIRLLNSGRYPDAATRDMLTYARSVSPVSYLSGVTAPTLLVQGQADSLFNLNEATATYRALKARGTTTKMIWQAWGHSGGSVPGELDLATGNLETSYVGQRILAWFDRYLRHDDSTATGPEFAYYRDWDSGYGTAAAVPGTSRTMYLSGDGALVDSRTDVVRGSRTYTNWLLPSSHSESSLAGLIGLPDRAPYDIKGTYLDWTGAPLTAPLDVVGAPRATLKVVSPKAQRAQGSGDAADRLVLFTKVYDVAPDGTQKLVNRLVAPVRVPDVTRPFTVELPGIVHRYDTGHRLRFVIAASDDAYFGNRGVKPVTVVSAPQDTGVLELPVVG, from the coding sequence GTGGAGGTCCATGTGTCGCGTGCCGTGTCCAGATTCCGCCGTCCGCTCACCTTGCTCGCCGGGGTGGCACTGCTCGCCCCCCTCGCCCTGACGTCCGCCCCCGAGGCGTCGGCGGCGGACCGGTACACCGTCACCCCACTGGAGTTCACCGTGCGTGCGGGCGGCCGCACGTGCACCGTGGACGCCGACCTCTACCGGCCCGCCGGTGTCGACGCGCAGCACCCGGCTCCGGCCGTTCTCGCCACCAACGGCTTCGGCGGCAGCAAGTCCGACGGCTCGACCGACGCCATCGGCAGGGCCTTCGCCGAACGCGGCTACGTCGGTCTCGTCTACTCCGGCCTGGGCTTCGGCAAGTCGGGCTGCCTCATCACGCTGGACGATCCCGCGATCGACGGCAGGGCCGCCTCCGGCCTCGTCGACTTCCTCGCCGGGACGCGGGCCGCCGACGACGGGACCAGGGCCGACTACGTCACCACGGACGCGCCGGGCGACCCCGTGGTCGGCATGATCGGGGGCTCGTACGGCGGAGCGGTCCAACTCGCCACCGCCTCCGCCGACGGCCGCGTGGACGCGCTCGTCCCGCTGATCACCTGGAACGACCTGGCGTACTCGCTCGCCCCCAACGCGGCCGGGGCGGACGGGGGTGTCTCCTCCGGCACGCCCGGTGTGTTCAAGTGGCAGTGGACCAACGGCTTCTACCTCATGGGCGAGGGGCAGCCACTGCTGGTGCCGAGCCTCGACCCGTCCCGGTTCGGCAGTCCCGCCTGCCTGCACTTCGCCGCGCAGGCGTGCCGGACCATCCGCCTCCTGAACTCCGGCCGCTACCCGGACGCCGCGACCCGGGACATGCTGACGTACGCGCGGAGCGTCTCACCCGTCTCCTACCTGTCCGGCGTCACAGCGCCGACCCTGCTCGTGCAGGGCCAGGCCGACAGTCTGTTCAACCTCAACGAGGCCACCGCCACCTACCGCGCCCTGAAGGCGCGGGGCACGACGACGAAGATGATCTGGCAGGCCTGGGGCCACAGCGGCGGATCGGTGCCCGGCGAACTCGACCTCGCCACCGGCAACCTGGAGACCAGTTACGTCGGACAGCGGATCCTCGCCTGGTTCGACCGCTACCTCCGGCACGACGACTCCACCGCCACGGGACCCGAGTTCGCCTACTACCGTGACTGGGACTCCGGTTACGGCACCGCGGCGGCCGTGCCCGGCACCTCCCGCACGATGTACCTCTCCGGTGACGGCGCCCTCGTGGACAGCCGCACGGACGTCGTCCGGGGGAGCCGCACGTACACCAACTGGCTCCTGCCGAGCAGCCACTCCGAGAGCTCCCTGGCCGGCCTCATCGGCCTGCCCGACCGGGCACCGTACGACATCAAGGGCACCTACCTCGACTGGACCGGCGCACCCCTGACCGCCCCGCTCGACGTGGTCGGCGCCCCGAGGGCCACGCTGAAGGTCGTCTCACCGAAGGCGCAGCGGGCCCAGGGAAGCGGTGACGCCGCCGACAGGCTCGTGCTGTTCACGAAGGTCTACGACGTGGCACCGGACGGGACCCAGAAACTCGTCAACCGCCTGGTCGCGCCCGTACGCGTCCCGGACGTCACCCGCCCCTTCACCGTCGAGCTGCCGGGCATCGTGCACCGGTACGACACCGGGCACCGGCTGCGGTTCGTGATCGCCGCGAGCGATGACGCGTACTTCGGCAACCGGGGCGTCAAGCCCGTCACCGTCGTCAGCGCCCCCCAGGACACCGGGGTCCTGGAGCTCCCCGTCGTCGGCTGA